DNA from Flavobacteriales bacterium:
CCTCCAGCACCACGTCGTCGCCGATGTGGCTGAAGGGGCCGATGTAGGTGTCGCGCCCCAGCTTCGCCTTGGGGCTCACGTAGCTGGGCTGCTCGATGCCCTTGCGCACGTACTGCAGGCTCTCGTAGCGCTGCAGCAGCTCGCTGAAGGCGGCGCGCGGGTCCTTCACGCGGATGAGGGTGAGCCGCTTGGGCAGGGGCTTGGAGGCCTCGAAGTCGGCCGCCACGATGGCGATGCTGGCGCCCGTGGTGTAGAGGTGGTCGGTGTACTTGGGGTTGGCCAGGAAGGTGAGGGTGCCGCTGCGCGCCTCCTCGATCTTGGCCAGGTCGTTCACCAGGGTCTGCGGGTCGCCATCCACTTCCCCGCGCAGCAGGCCGGCGATCTGTTCGGCGGTGAACTGCATGGGGTCAGTGCTGGATGGGGACGGCCACGCGCACATCGTCCCACTCCAGGGCGAGCTCGCTGCCGTCAGGGGTGACCAGGATGGTGAACTGCTCCACCGGTTCGGGCAGGCGCGTCACGGGCACCTTGGCCACGGCCACGTCCTTGGCGGGGTCGCGCAGCGCCTTGCCGTCGAAGTCGACCCCCCAGTTGTACTGGCCGCTGTTCAGGTACACCTCCCAGGCGTTGGCGCCGGGCAGCGTCCACAGCGTGTAGCGGCCGGCCACCACCGGCGTTCCGCCGAAGGTGAAGTCGCCGCTGCTCTCCAGCACCGTGGCCTCGTTGGCGCCGGTGCGCCATACCTGCCCGTAGGGCACCAGCCCGCCGAAGATGGCACGGCCCTTCTTGTACGGGCGGCAATAGTTGACGGTGAGCCGGAAGTCGCCGTCGAAGTAGGTGTAGGATTCCTCAGGGCTCGCCTTCTTGGTCTGCATCTTCATGAAGCGGAAGGCGATGAAGCCCACCGCCACGATGGCGACCAGTGCGATGAGGATGCGCTTGAGGAGCTTCGGCATGCGGGAAGAGGGTTGGTGTTCGTGCTGCGCGTTGCGGCGCCGAAGGTACTCAGCCCTTGCGGTGCACCACCGTGCTGCTGGCCTGCGCCGTGGGCATCACCACCAGGTCGTTGATGCACACGTGGGGCGGGCGCGTGGCGGCGTAGTGCACCAGGTCGGCGATGTCGTCGCCGTTCAAGGGCGTCATGCCCAGGTACACCTGCTTCGCCTTCTGCGCATCGCCGTGGAAGCGCACCAGGCTGAATTCGGTCTCGGCCAGCCCCGGCGCGATCTGCGTAACGCGGATGCCGTGGGGCAGCAGGTCCTGCCGCATGCCCTTGGTCAGCGCATCCACCGCGTGCTTGCTGGCGCAATACACGTTGCCCTTGGGGTACACCTCCTTGCCGGCCACGCTGCCGATGTTGATGATCTGCCCTTTGCCGCGCGCCACCATGCCGGGGATCACCGCGCGGCTCACGTGCAGCAGGCC
Protein-coding regions in this window:
- a CDS encoding DUF2911 domain-containing protein yields the protein MPKLLKRILIALVAIVAVGFIAFRFMKMQTKKASPEESYTYFDGDFRLTVNYCRPYKKGRAIFGGLVPYGQVWRTGANEATVLESSGDFTFGGTPVVAGRYTLWTLPGANAWEVYLNSGQYNWGVDFDGKALRDPAKDVAVAKVPVTRLPEPVEQFTILVTPDGSELALEWDDVRVAVPIQH
- a CDS encoding SDR family oxidoreductase, translating into MGKTILITGATSGFGEATARRFAAEGWRIIITGRRKERLEALRKELEGLHGTVEGPALVHVLHFDVRDHDAVVHAIAALPEEWKAIDVLVNNAGLAAGMDPIQEGSLEDWNAMLDTNVKGLLHVSRAVIPGMVARGKGQIINIGSVAGKEVYPKGNVYCASKHAVDALTKGMRQDLLPHGIRVTQIAPGLAETEFSLVRFHGDAQKAKQVYLGMTPLNGDDIADLVHYAATRPPHVCINDLVVMPTAQASSTVVHRKG